One stretch of Falco naumanni isolate bFalNau1 chromosome 7, bFalNau1.pat, whole genome shotgun sequence DNA includes these proteins:
- the CA12 gene encoding carbonic anhydrase 12, whose translation MCAFCCLPHIYKGVSLECRETCNLLEYYKSFLEMSAKSFSTVTVATVLTFFLKIQPSMQAPLNGSKWSYVGPEGEKAWPKKYPFCGGVFQSPIDFHKDILQYDSNLLPLEFIGYNVSSTDQFTLTNNGHSVKMYLSPTMYIRNLPFEYTASQLHLHWGNRNKSEGSEHTISGKHFAAELHIVHYNSEKYPDIMTAMDKTDGLAVLAILLEIGPFNPSYEKIFRHFRNVKYKDQTVRVPGFNIRELLPDRLDEYYRYEGSLTTPPCYPSVLWTVFRHPVKISQKQLLALETAMYCTESDDPEPLEMVNNFRNVQEFHERLVFTSFHEGFVVSVVIACVLGVLMILSVAFWLLKRKSCKKGGEDNRGVIYKPGMYKEEEDISKL comes from the exons ATGTGTGCATTCTGCTGTTTGCCACATATCTACAAGGGAGTTTCTTTAGAGTGCAGAGAAACCTGTAACCTGTTGGAATATTACAAGTCTTTCCTTGAGATGTCAGCCAAGAGCTTCAGTACAGTCACAGTCGCTACTGTGCTTACTTTCTTCCTAAAGATACAACCCTCAATGCAAGCGCCGTTGAATG ggTCCAAATGGTCTTATGTTG GTCCTGAAGGAGAGAAGGCCTGGCCAAAGAAATACCCATTTTGTGGAGGAGTATTCCAATCACCAATAGATTTCCACAAAGATATTCTCCAGTATGACTCTAATCTCTTGCCTTTAGAATTCATAGGCTATAATGTGTCCTCCACTGACCAGTTTACATTGACCAATAACGGTCATTCAG TGAAAATGTATCTGTCGCCTACTATGTACATCAGAAACCTCCCGTTTGAATACACTGCATCTCAACTTCACCTGCACTGGGGAAACAGAAACAAGTCAGAAGGCTCAGAGCACACAATCAGTGGCAAGCATTTTGCAGCAGAG CTGCATATTGTACATTATAACTCTGAGAAATACCCAGACATAATGACAGCAATGGACAAAACAGATGGACTGGCAGTTTTGGCTATTCTTCTTGAG ATTGGACCCTTCAACCCATCCTATGAAAAGATCTTCAGGCACTTCCGGAACGTGAAATACAAGG ATCAGACGGTCCGAGTCCCTGGTTTCAATATTCGAGAACTGCTTCCTGACAGACTGGATGAGTATTATCGCTATGAAGGATCCCTGACAACTCCTCCTTGCTACCCTAGTGTTCTCTGGACAGTTTTCCGACACCCCGTTAAAATTTCACAAAAGCAG CTACTAGCACTGGAAACAGCCATGTACTGCACAGAGAGTGATGACCCAGAACCCCTGGAAATGGTCAATAACTTCCGAAACGTTCAGGAATTTCATGAAAGACTGGTTTTTACCTCCTTCCATGAAG gttttgttgtttctgttgtgATAGCCTGCGTTCTGGGAGTTCTGATGATTCTTTCAGTAGCCTTTTGGctgctgaagaggaaaag